Genomic DNA from Jonesia denitrificans DSM 20603:
ATACTGCTCAAATTCTCGTGCGATTGCCTCCCCAGAGGCGTTGGGTAATTGCGTAGCATCTCGCACTTCTTCCAACTCACGCACATACTGAGCGATCTGTGGGTCAGATTCAGCAAGCTCACTAACGCCGTCTTCCCACGCTTTGGCCTCATCATCGAGGTCGTAGCGGGTGATGGGTTCACCAAGGAGTTCTTCAATCTTTGACACCAACGCAGCCGTTGCTTTGGGTGAGGGAGAGGACGGCACATAGTGTGGGACCGCCCCCCACACACTGAGCACGGTAAACCCCGCATCGGGAGCGATCTGCGAGATGACTCCCACAATCCCCGTTGGCCCTTCATACTCTGAATCCCCGGTTCCCAAAAATTCTTGCACCCCAGCATCACTAGTACTGACCTGCACCGGAATCGGACGGGAATGAGGCGTGTCCCCCAACAGTGCACCGACCACAATAAT
This window encodes:
- a CDS encoding PAC2 family protein, with the translated sequence MERDEGHLDASRGDEEDAVWALSHDTVLIAAFSGWNDAGGAATGATEHIAEVFGCDVVADIDPDEFVDFQVNRPVVDGVGVDRRLVWPGTQISMAYSWNSQRRIVVAHGVEPSFRWRSFTAELLTVAESFGVKTIIVVGALLGDTPHSRPIPVQVSTSDAGVQEFLGTGDSEYEGPTGIVGVISQIAPDAGFTVLSVWGAVPHYVPSSPSPKATAALVSKIEELLGEPITRYDLDDEAKAWEDGVSELAESDPQIAQYVRELEEVRDATQLPNASGEAIAREFEQYLRRRGQSPAD